The genomic DNA GGGACAATCTGCCCCCACCACAGCCCACCAGTGGACAATCTGCCTCTCGCCTCCAGTCCAGGTGGGGAAGCTGAGCCAGGACGTGGTGGTGCGATGTGACACCTCAGAGCAGCACATCTCCTGGACACTGAACGGGGACGAGGagcccatggcagagctggtgccTGAGGGCCAGAAGCTCACCATCCTGGGCTTGGACCTGCCAGCCACGGGCAActacagctgctgggctggccctgtgctgctggacagCACCTACGTGGTGCTCAGCAACACCCGTAAGCAGGGCATGGCTGGGGTGATGGGGGtggagggatgaggagcaggggATCCTGGTGCCCAGCCCGTGGGCATGAGGGCTGTGGGGAACCCCTTGCAGCGAGGGGGCACCACCCCTGACCAGCCACCCCTGAACCCCTCAGGTGAGGAGGAGATCAACGTGTCCTGCCAGGCTGAGTCCTACAACGGCTCCTTCCACTGCTCCTGGCCCGGGCCCGCCTCTGCCATCTTCCGTGCCCGCCTCATCCGCAGGTGGGTGGCCCTTGGGACCCCACAAACCCACGGCAGCACCACGGGCACCCCGCCCTGAGCGCtgcccacccctccctccccacagcgACGGCTCAGTGGGGCCCTGGGTGCCCGTGGCCGGTGAGCAGGGCCGCTTCAACGCCAGCCTGGCAGATCCCCTGTTCTGCCCCTTCGGCGAGGAGCTGCGCCCGCTCCAGCTCCACCTGGAGGGGCTCTCGGACACCTCCTACCTCAACCTCTCCCGGCACTTCTTCCTCCGCGATATCGGTGAGCTCAGGGCGGGAGCAGCGGGGTGGGGGCGTCCAAGAAGCACGGGAGGCTCCGTGGGGAGGGTGtcagcccctgctctgagccccctCTGTCCGCAGTGCGTCCTGAGCCGCCCCAGgagctgatgctgcagcagcggggggagcagctccagctggcctGGGCCCCCCCGGCCTCCTGGCCGCTCCCCAAGTCCTACTTTGCGCTGCTCTACCACCTGCAGTACGAGCTCCACAACGGCACCCAGGTAACGGGGATGGCGGGGGGTCTCTGCCCCGGGGGGACCAACACAGGCTGCCCCATGTGCCCACCCTGcgctgtgcccaccctgccctgccccatccctgcctgagAAGACGCTCAGCCACGGCCCCTCCTTACTCTGCCTCTTCCCCTCCTGGCGTGATGAATTGTCACCCAGGCTGTCACCGCTGCTCTCCCCAGCGCTGCCGGGCTCAGGGGGTGCTGTGCCCCCACCCCGAGGGTCTCCCCAGACCATGTCCTGTCCCTTTGCAGGTTGAGCAGTTCGTGGAGGGCGCGGAGGAGGCGCCGGTgccggcgggagcggggcgggtGCGGATCAGCTGCCGGGACCCCTACACGCCCCCggcctggagcccctggagcgCCTGGATGGGCCTCGGTGCACCCCAATAACTGCGGCTTGGAGGGTGCCGACCCCACAGCCGGGCACCTCCTGTCCCCAGAACCCCCTTCCCTTTACAGCTCGGAAAAGGAATTTTCCCCCTAATAAAACTCAGGGATTGGCTTTGCCACCACAAACTCTGCTCGGTGTGTGTGGGAAGGGAGGTGCTGCACAGAACTCTGCATGGCTGGGACAGGCTCCACCCgtgctccagcccagcttgGGCACAGGTGGGTTAGAGGGTCCCCACACCCTGTGCAGCTACACATGGCTTTCCTGAACTTCCCCAACCCTCAAAAaccctcccagctgtgcctccttTCTGAGGACTGCGGTGGGACAACGTCCCCAGGCACAGGAGCGGCTCCCCGCCCCAAATCCCGGGGAGCAGGATCCCATCCTGACCCCGTCCCAAGTCCCGGGGAGCAGGATCCCATCCTGATCCCGTCCCAAATCCCGGGGAGCAGGATCCCATCCCGATCCCATCAGGATCTCATCCTGaccccatccccacatcccgGGGAGCAGGATTCCATCCCGATCCCATCCTCACATCCCGGGGAGCAGGATCCCATCCCGACCCCGTTCCCACATCACAGAGAGCAGGATCCATCCTGaccccatccccacatcccgGAGAGCAGGATCCCATCCTGACTCCACATCCCGGGGAGCAGGATCCCCCATCCTGACCCCGTCCCCACATCCCGGGGAGCAGAATCCCATCCCAACCCCGTCCCCATATCCCAAGGAACCGGATCCCATCCTGACCCCAAAGCAACGCTGACagtgtgggggggggggggggatcaGGGACTCCCCATCACCACTGGGGGGGCTCAGTTCCTGCCGAAGCTCTGGCCCCACAATGCGCCCCCTCAGTGTCCCCGTGCCgtgcccagctcccctccctgagccccccggAGCACAGCCGGGGGTGCTGCCTACCCCCCTCCAGCCGCGCCGGCTCCGGGTGATGCCACGGGGCTTTATTGAGGTGCTTCCACAGGGGTCTGGGCCGGGACCCCCGCCCCGGAGAGGCTGGTGAGTGTGAGACCCCACGGGCGCCGCCCTCCCGGGGCTCCCGGGCCAGGCGGGCACAAGTCCGGGGCACCCGTGGAACGGGGGGACAGAGGGACCGGGGCTCCGTCAGTCCAGAGAGGCGCCGAGGGTGCCAGGGAACCGGGGTGCAGGAATCGGGGGTCTGGGGTCCGGCGGAGGAACCGGGGGCCGGTGGTGGGGCTGAGGGTCCGGTCCCGGCACCGTGGCTCCGGTGGTAACGGCAGGGCCGGGCTCCGGCGGTGGCACCGGGGCTCACGGCGGGGCCGAGCCGCCCAGGCGGAGCTCCTCGctctccagcatctccctggAAAAGAAGGGCCGGGCTAAGCCCCtcgccccccgtgccccccgcgcccccctcGCGTACCGGTACGCGGCGATCTCCGCCTCCAGCGCCATCCGCAGCCGCAGCAGCGCCGGGTACTCCCGCAGGCACCGGGCCATCTCCGCCTCCGCCGCCCCGATCTCCCGCTCCAGCTCCGCCACCCGCTCCTGAGCCGGGCCGTCAGcagcgccggggccgcggggcgaCCCCCGGGATCCCCGGCACACAGGGACCCCCGACACCCCTCCAGACCCCCGGCCCGACCCCCGATCCGCAGGGACCCCCAGTCCCGGCCCAATCCCACCTACACGGACTCCCGGCACCCCTACACGGCCCTCGCCCCACACGAACCCACGCAGGGACCCCCGCTCACAGTGACCCCCACAGGATCCCCGGCCCGACCCCCGATCCGCGCGGACTCCCGGCCCCTGGAACTCCGCACCGCCCCCCGCCCCACACGGACCCACGGGACCCCCAAGCCCGCCCCGACACCCGGCGGCCCGACCCACACAAACCCCCTCTCCCGGTCCCACCTGAACTCCCCCATCCCTCCCGGGGCCCCCCACTTCCATCCGGACCCCTGACCCCcgcccctccccatccccaccctccttctccccatccctccgGGCATCCAGCTCCAAACATCCACCCTCCCAAAAACAtccaccttcctcctcctcctcctcctcctcccatcccccgctccctcccagccccccgggcgcccccccagccctgcacctggTACTTGGCCAGCTCCCCGCTCCGCCGGTCCCGCAGCCCCTCCAGCTGCCGGTGTAACGCGCCCACCGCGCCCCGCAACGCCTCCACCTCGGCGGCTCGGGCTCGCAGCAGCCTCCGGTAACCGGCGGCCTCGGCACGGGCACGGAGCACCGCCTCGCCGCCGCCCCAGCGGCACCGGGGCCGGCCCTCGGCCGCGCTCATGCCGGTGGTAATGCGGTCCCACCCCTCCGCGTCACGGAACCGCAGCCAATCCCGCCGGTACCGGGGGAACGGCTCCTCCCGGTAGCGGCGGAGAGGGGGAGCCCGCAGAAGGCTGTCCCCCGAAAGTGGGGTGAGGGGAGAAGGCTGTCCCCCAAAAGTggggtgaggggctgcagcaccgCGGGTGGGGGGCAAGGTCGAGTTCAGGGTCAAGGTCACCGCTGTCATCCCCCCTCCCCAGGCCCTTCATCCcctccatcatcatcatcagagACTGGAGTGGGGCTGGATGATCCTGGAGGGGGTCACTAGGGAGGGGGTGCAGAGATTTGCCAGGAGAAGGGGGGGTTCAGCCCCTCTGCACCCCACGAGTGTCCTGTGGATCACACCCGGGCTCAGTCTGTGGGAGGTGACACCCGGGGGCAGTcagggactgggatggggagCACCCCGAGCCCATGGCGGGGGCTGCACGGGCATGTCCAGCCCCTGGGAGCTGAGAGACCATGGGGGGAAGGCTGAGGGctcagtcagtcagtctgtccCACCACGGGGTGGGGCCCCGAGTCCTTGGTGCACAGATGGAAGGCGGAGGCGGCAAACTCCGACCGGGATAAGGCAAATGGTGCGGGTGGGGCAGACCCCGCTGCCAGGGTGGGACAGACCCCGCTGCCAGGGTGGGGGGCTCCCAGCATCAGGAATGGGAGCTCCAGGTGGGCTGGAGGCTGTGGAacccatggagctgctggtgggggAGCTGCAGAACCCTGCCAGGTGTGGGGGCCCAtccctgggctcccagggctccgggcagggagctgcaggtgtgCAGGGGGTGCAGAGGCTCAGCCCTTGGCTcccacagggctgagcagagggctGCAGacatttttggggtgcaggggttCATCCCTGGGCTCCTGAGGAGCAGACAGGGGCTGCAGAAGTCCATGGGGCATGGGGGGCCCATCCCTGGGCTCCTGGGGgtccaggcaggggctgcagaggtcCAGAGAGCATGGGGGttcagccctgagctcctggggagcaggcaggggctgcagaggtcCATAGGGCATTGGGGGTCCATCCCTGGGCTCCTGGGGGTCCACAGGACATGGGGGttcagccctgggctcctgggggTCCAGGAAGGGGGCTGCCCacagcagtgctccaggtggggtTTGCTGAAGCTTTGAGTCCAACCACAGGGGCACGGCCTCACTCCTGGGGGgctccccatggcagggagggggcTGCCAGTGCGGGGCTCTCTCTCAGGaagctgcagccccttccctgccacGCTCCAGGCTCAGAGCCCACCGGGCTCCCGGTGCCACCTCCCGGCACATCGGCAGCGCCCTCACACCACAGAGGCCACCCCGGAGACCGACGTCACCTTGTTGTCCTCggcccagggctggaggttCTGCAGGGCGTAGAGGGAGGAGTTGTGCATGCACAGCGGGTCCTGGGGCAGCGGCTGGGCCAGGCTCTTCTGGAAggcctcctgctgcaggtgcagcatcAGCCGGTTGGCCTGCTGCCGCTCGGCCTCGCGCTCCTCCGCCGTCTGCCGCCTGCACACACGCACACAGCGCTGGCACCGGCCGCAGATGGCACTGTCCCTTGTCCCCGTCCTACTGCCATGGGACACGTGCCACAGCGCCACCAGAGAGGGCACAGCAAGGCACAGGGGAGGCCGTGGTGGTGCCGTCCAtccccagttcatcccagtcccAGCCTCTCCCGGAATGTGGGGATCGCTGCTGGAGGGatgtggggtttggggctgcCAGAGGGATATCGGGGTCATAGGGATATTGGGGTGGCTGCCAGAGGGATTCTGGGGTCATAGGGATATTGGGGTTGCTGCCAGAGGGACACATAGGGGTGGCTGTCAGAGGGATATTGGTGTGGCTGTCATGGGGATATTGGTATGGCTGTCATGGGGATATTGAGGTGGCTGCCAGAGGGATTCTGGGGTCATAGGGATATTGGGGTTGCTGCCAGAGGGATATTGGAGTGGCTGTCATAGGGTTTATGGGGTGTGTGACAGAGGAATATATTGGGGTGGCTGTCAGAGGGATATATTGGGGTGTTTGCCAGAGGGATATTGGGGTGGCTGTCATGGACATATTGGTGTGGCTGCCAGAGGGATATATTGGGGTGTCTGCTGGAAGGATATTGGGGTGTCTGCCACAGGGAGATTGCGGTCATAGGAATATTGGGGTTGCTGCCAGAGGGATATTGATGTGTTTGCCAGAGGGATATGGGGTGTCTGTCACGGGGATATTGGTGTGGCTGCCAGAGCAATATTGGGGTCATAGGGATATTGGGGTGTCTGCCAAAGGGATATATTGGGGCGGCTGCCAGAGGGACATATAGTGGTGTCTGCCAGAGGGATATTGGGGTGGCTGCCAGAGGGACACATAGGGGTGTGTGCCAGAGGGATATATTGGGGTGGCTGTCAGAGGGATCCACTGGGGTGACTGTCAAGAGGGCTTATGGGGTGTCTGCCAGAGGGACACACAGGAGTGGCTATCACAGGGATATTGGGGTGGCTGCCAGAGGGATATTGGGGTGTCTGACAGAGAGATCTGTTGGGATGGTTGTCATAAGGATATTTTGGGGTGGCTGCCAGAGGGATATATTGGTGTGTTTGCCAGAAGGATATAGGGTGGCTGTCACAGGTATATTGGTGTTGCTGCCAGAGGGACACACAGGTGCGGTTGTCAGAGGGATATTGGGGTGGCTGTCATAGGGATATTGGGGTGGCTTTCAGAGGGGTACTGGGGTCTCTGCCAGAGGGATATATTGGGATGTCTGTCAGAGATTCACATAGGGGTGTCTGCCAGGGGGATATTGGAGTGGCTGCCATAGGACTATATTGGGGTGGCTGTCATGGGGATAGGGTGGCTGTCAGAGGGATATTGGGGTGGCTGTCAGAGGGTGTCTATTGGGGTGGCTGCAACAGGAATATTGGGGTCATAGAGATATTGGGGTGGCTTTCAGAGGGATATTGGTGTGTTTGCCAGAGGGATATGGGGTGGCTGTCATAGAGATTTGAGGTGGCTGTCAGAGGAACACAGAGGGGTGGCTGTCATAGGGATACTGGGGTGCCTGCCAGAGGGATATTGGGGTCATAGGGATATTGGGGtggctgccagagggatgttgAGGTGGCTGTCAGAGAAATATATTGGGGTGTCTGTCATAGGGATATTTGGGTGGCTGCCGAGGGATATATTGGGGTGGCTGTCAGAGGGATACTGGTGTGTTTGCCAGAGGGATATGGGGTGGCTGTCATGGGAATATTGGGGTGGCTGCCAGAGGGATATACTGACATGGCTGTCAGAGGGTGTCTATTGAGGTGTCTGCAACAGGGATATTGGGGTCATAGGGATATTGGGGTGACTTTCAGAGGGATATTGGGGTGTTGGCCAGGGGGATATGGCGTGGCTGCCTGAGGGATTTATTTGGGTGGCTGTCAGGGATATTGGGGTGGCTGTCGGAAGGATATTGAGGTGTCTGTCAGAGGAATATATTGGGGTGTCTGCcagagggacacacaggggcGGCTGTTAGAGGGATATTGGGGTGTCTGGCAGAGGGGTGTGAGCATCACAGTTGCGGCAGCTGTCCCTGTTACCTCCACTTGGTGCGGCGGTTCTGGAACCAGGTCTTGACCTGGGCGTCCGTCATCTTGAGGGCCTTGGCCAGGGTGGCGCGCTCGGCCGAGGCCAGGTACTTCTGGCGGTGGAAGCGCTTCTCCAGCTCGCAGATCTGCACCCGGGAGAAGGACGTGCGCGGCTTCTTGCGCTTGGGCGGCGTCCGGTTCTGGTACGGGTGCCCGATGCGCCGCGTCACCGCGAAGGGCGACAGCGCGGCTGCGGGGACAGCGGCGTCAGGGGGCGCTGGGGTCATcccagcaaagcacagcagggcaggacccTGGGGGATggcggggggctcgggggcACACGGCGATGGGGAGTGCCAGGGGAGCCACCAGTGCTGCCTGGGAGAGTAGGGAAGGGGGTCACCCAGAGTTTTCCCCACTTTGGGGACGTGGGGGCAGCTCAAGACATGGCATGAGGGAGGATCTGTCCCCTTTCCTACCCCACGGCACAGTCACTCCCCCAGCCCTGCGATGGGCACTGGAACGTCGGGGTGGATGGGCTGGCCCGGTCACAGCCCTGATGCAGGATCATCGAGCCCGGCTGCACAAACCCACCCTCCCCTCACACCGAGCCCGAGGAGCCTCCCGGGCACTGCAGGGACTGCCCAACCCTGCCCGTGAGGGGATGAGACCACAGAAACTGTTGGGAGGCAGACAGTGTCTCTTTCcatgggctggggaaggggatgtccctgcccagctgaggtgtgagccagccctggtgaggccaacgtgccacatcccagccctggtgaggccaaCGTGCCCAAACCCAgaagctgccagagctgcagggagcatcAGAGCAGCATGGAGGACAGCGAAGGTTTGGCAGGCTCAGCCCCCAACACCCGCACCCCTCCTGCTCTGACAACAACCTTGGCCAAGCCATGACCCTACAGCACCACATCCCTGTGGCACCATGGCACCACAGCCGACACCAGGGCCAAACTGcatgggcagggctgcacaTGGCCGGGACCATGGGGTGGCCATGGGGCTACATcctcccatggcacagggacgtggggcacagcccacagcaccccagggaCCCCCTGGCACGCACAGACCCTCCCTCCCACCCATGCCCAGGaggctgcctgggctggaggagccGTGGAGCCGGGGGGACGGGCACGGTTGGGGCAGGTGGAGCCGTGCAGCCGGGGGACAGGCATGGTTGGGGCAGGTGGAGCCGGGGGGACAGAGGCCCCCGAGCCCCCTCCCCGCATGGGCGGCCTCTCAGCAGgaccagctgcctcctgcccgCAGCCCACCCCAAGGCCAAGGTGCTGAGTGATGGCTGCGGCTGAGAGACCCcgtgctggggaggggctgccCCATCCACCCAAGGCTGGCGCCAGGCAGGAGACGAGGACGTCACCCGCCACCCCTGCGCGGGGACCGTGCTTCGTCACCGCTGCCATGGTGGGGTGGGCCGGGAGGtgaacacagctctgcaggcgCCCAGGTGGGACCCCCACAGTCCTCAGTGTGCTGCCCCAGACCCCCCCATGGCCCACACGGCCGGAACTCGGCCCCCAGCCCCGCATGGCCTCCAGCCTTGTCCCCGCATGCGGCCGCACGCTGTGGACGTGGCAGTGCCGCCATCTTGGGCGGGAGCGGAGCCGAGCCAGGCCGGGGGTCCCCAGCAGCCACACACGGCCCCAGTGCCCGGGACCCCAACCTCAGcccccctcctgctcctggggtgCAGCAAGCAGCAcccccaccccagcactgctgctcagccccagcacggcGCTCAGCCCCGgccacaccagcagcacctcaaCCCCTCGCTGCCTCCAAAACCCCGCATGGCCGCCCTGGGCTCTCCCATAGCGCTGGCACTGTGAGCTCCACACCGATCCCGGCACGTTCAGATCCGGGATCCCATCCCCAGACACCCCCAGGTACCCCTGCACCCCCATTCTCGGGGTTCACAAGGCACGGGACATTGCTCTGTGCGTGGATGGGCTTTGTCCTCAGTCCCACGGAGGGTCCCCCACCCTGCACCGtgtcccctcagagcccccacATCACATCTGACACCCGCAGAGCCCCCACTCCACACCCCGGCTCCCGCAGCCTCCCCGTTACGGTGGCACAGCGTCACCACCGGCACCTCCAAACCGGGAAGGGACCAAACACGGAGTAAAGCTCGAGACCGGAGCCCGCTGGGACCCCCAAGCTCCACCCGGAGCCGCCGGTCCCTGCTCGGTGCCGCGGTGGAGCCGCCGGTAGCCGCGTCTACCCCGAGCCGCTCCCGCGGGGCCCGACGGCGGCGGGCGAGCACCGGGCACTGCGGGAACCTGTGGAGCGCACGGTCCCCGCCATCCCCGTCCGATCCCCGCGTCCGCCCCGACCCGCGCCGTGCCCGCCGGACCGCGCTGCCCCGACGGCACCGCGGGAGCGGCCGGTGCCGCGGGAGTGCCCGGAGCCGTCAATAGCCGCCGGTAGCCGTCCCGCCCGCTCACCTGAGAGCCGGTCCTTGGCGATGCGCCGCGTGGTCTCCATCCACGGAAAGGTGAGCCCCGGCAGCGCGGGCCCCGGtggcggcgcggcgggcgcggcgggcggcgcggcgggcgcgggccGGTGCGCCGGGACGCGGATGACTccggcgggcggcgcggcgggcgcgggggtCACGTTCACGCTCACGTTCATGCTCATGTTGAGGTTGTAGGAGCCGAGCGGACCGGTGGGGCCGTAGCCGCTGCCGTAGAGCCCGTAGTCGGGCTCTGCCGCCGCCCGGTGCGGCCCCGTGGGCTCGGGGCCGCCCAGGATCTGATCGATGCCGAAGCTGATGGGCTCGTGGGGCGCGGGGGGCCCCGGGCCGCCGCCCTCCCGCTCCATCCCGGCCTCGCTCAGAGCCGGCGGGGCGCGGGCATggccggggggcggcggggggcggcggcggcggcgggcacggAGCGGCCGGTGCGGGGCAGGACGCGGTGCGAGGCGCGGGCCCGGAGCGAGGTGCGGGGCAGGTGGCGGGTGCGGGCCCGGGGCAGGGTGCGGGGCATGGCTCGCAGCCGCtggcggccccggggcgggaGCGCGGGTGGGCTGCGGGCCCTGGCGGGACGCGCTTTTCTGCCCCGCTCCATCCGGACCGGCCGAACTCCCACCGCCCGCGCCCTGATTGGCGGCCGCGCCCCGTGATTGACAGCTCggggccccgcccccgccccgggacccccccccccgccgccgctccgggcCCCCGCCCCGGCTCCGGGACAAGCGGACGGG from Ammospiza nelsoni isolate bAmmNel1 chromosome 4, bAmmNel1.pri, whole genome shotgun sequence includes the following:
- the LOC132072091 gene encoding alpha-internexin-like, with the protein product MTAVTLTLNSTLPPTRGAAAPHPTFGGQPSPLTPLSGDSLLRAPPLRRYREEPFPRYRRDWLRFRDAEGWDRITTGMSAAEGRPRCRWGGGEAVLRARAEAAGYRRLLRARAAEVEALRGAVGALHRQLEGLRDRRSGELAKYQERVAELEREIGAAEAEMARCLREYPALLRLRMALEAEIAAYREMLESEELRLGGSAPP
- the LOC132071933 gene encoding interleukin-12 subunit beta-like; the encoded protein is MLALLGLLLFLVPAQALTAFPPKFQVGKLSQDVVVRCDTSEQHISWTLNGDEEPMAELVPEGQKLTILGLDLPATGNYSCWAGPVLLDSTYVVLSNTREEEINVSCQAESYNGSFHCSWPGPASAIFRARLIRSDGSVGPWVPVAGEQGRFNASLADPLFCPFGEELRPLQLHLEGLSDTSYLNLSRHFFLRDIVRPEPPQELMLQQRGEQLQLAWAPPASWPLPKSYFALLYHLQYELHNGTQVEQFVEGAEEAPVPAGAGRVRISCRDPYTPPAWSPWSAWMGLGAPQ
- the TLX2 gene encoding T-cell leukemia homeobox protein 2, yielding MEREGGGPGPPAPHEPISFGIDQILGGPEPTGPHRAAAEPDYGLYGSGYGPTGPLGSYNLNMSMNVSVNVTPAPAAPPAGVIRVPAHRPAPAAPPAAPAAPPPGPALPGLTFPWMETTRRIAKDRLSAALSPFAVTRRIGHPYQNRTPPKRKKPRTSFSRVQICELEKRFHRQKYLASAERATLAKALKMTDAQVKTWFQNRRTKWRRQTAEEREAERQQANRLMLHLQQEAFQKSLAQPLPQDPLCMHNSSLYALQNLQPWAEDNKVTSVSGVASVV